Proteins from a genomic interval of Nasonia vitripennis strain AsymCx chromosome 3, Nvit_psr_1.1, whole genome shotgun sequence:
- the LOC100119402 gene encoding protein artichoke, with translation MGNRSQLILLLTILSLIGAIESNQWRPCVEIKRELRVPCQCAVVARINSSGKPMLALEVNCDRMVLADDALASLAGQPIFSFSQRLSGHQSLPTPLIRILPKELEKLDLSGNAVHHLMDRQLQAYENLKELRLANNALGDNLNPIFSSNEFREASNLRLLDLRYNGLRSIEEGIFKGCTDLEELYLDYNNLTSAPTDSLKGPTSMRVLGLAGNDIGSVQRGAFSTLGSTLLHLDLSDNELSHLEDGALLGMENLLVLNVSHNDLSRLNSDVFKGAYSLEQLDISGNFLEEFPTEPLRYQKDLKFLNISNNLITELERSHLTDLRDLQVLDLSRNSIARLGANVFSSLASLVQLDLSFNALRTIEESSFEGLTNLKWLSLQDNNILLVPSAALSRLPSLIHLHLEFNRIADLSSEIFRASVPRLISLSLTRNLVRELPARLFFHFDKLMSIDLSGNMIPTVSQQTFLGVEDTLIFLDLSYNRLTSVGELQLRNLVSLNLAGNQLRKVSPETFKHLQRLQYLNISDNPLYGGFPPVFPRTLLSLDVSRTGLQVLPAILLLNLEYLETVSLTGNKLQLLSEGTFKNHLNLSSIDLSNNAITELGNGTFAGLANLYSLNLSANKLRVFGGEHFDTGTGLQLLDLSNNLLEDLTTTAFLIHPRLRSVNLAGNRLTSFTNDLIKTLQFLERLDLSSNRLTVVKEFTFSQVSRLRELSLASNLIESVEELAFHNSTQLQRLDLSRNRLESLNERMLEGISRLEKFDLTDNRLSSLPESILDASRVRSLESINLSGNRFAEIPIRALERQTAHLTDLRISRNRLSEIFTQDVINKVKLLDISENSLSEKAVAGLLNEAKVLRTLNVANCGISRVTKLEAPFLRHLNLSNNQLESIEQHALERTTMLEELIVSNNRLKSFNSISSAFASLATLKQIDVSGNDIGIISEQSLVGFENLKVLKMFSLLNCTRIEKSAFKNMKRLRQLLAYDYPRLGYFDVRGIVKDMKNLEILEIEMKDLSAGNEQLSVRAYPRLKSLSLRGERLKNVLSSLLVGIRASRLSIGLKNTSIDTIPASLLFPVPRSTQIEIDVSNSKLTTIPSALISTFEERGSSVRLKGLNIQVKCDCESKQIWKWYKALMSKAENSILCNKPGSLSGRSLLDLAEEQLSCEAEKQSTVLYTSANTEQATLGTDRTSRPTNSEPEIIWTVAPTTQDPRIVKHANGEQPMNISIGALSGTDDTLIIGIVGGVVAFIAIVVIIICICRLRWSNQVNEACMQNAIASSIHESMLRPASSYGGKLNQDIYMNTYNRSTLGHNSSGAPMPVPMLPIVQQLPIISTPPGMQPIYGYYDSSPVPMYVQTPTDNKYDK, from the exons ATGGG CAACCGATCGCAGCTGATCCTCCTGCTAACGATACTGAGCCTGATCGGCGCGATCGAGAGCAACCAATGGCGTCCTTGCGTCGAGATAAAGCGCGAGTTGCGAGTGCCGTGTCAATGCGCCGTCGTAGCCAGGATAAACAGTTCGGGCAAGCCGATGCTCGCCTTGGAGGTCAACTGCGACCGGATGGTCCTCGCCGACGACGCACTTGCCAGTTTAGCCGGACAACCGATATTCTCGTTCAGCCAACGTCTCAGTGGTCACCAGAGTCTTCCCACGCCTCTGATAAGAATCCTGCCGAAGGAGCTGGAGAAGCTCGACCTTAGCGGCAACGCCGTTCACCACTTGATGGATCGGCAACTGCAGGCTTACGAGAACTTGAAGGAACTGAGACTGGCCAACAACGCTCTGGGCGACAACCTCAATCCGATTTTCTCGAGCAACGAGTTCCGCGAGGCTTCGAATTTAAGACTCCTGGATCTCAGGTACAACGGACTGCGCAGCATCGAGGAGGGAATATTCAAGGGGTGTACCGATCTGGAGGAGCTGTATCTGGACTACAACAACCTGACCAGTGCGCCTACCGATTCGCTCAAGGGGCCGACTTCTATGCGGGTGCTCGGTCTCGCTGGCAACGATATCG GTTCCGTGCAACGAGGAGCTTTCTCGACGCTGGGATCGACTCTTTTGCACCTCGATTTGAGCGACAATGAGTTGTCACATTTGGAAGACGGCGCTTTGTTGGGAATGGAAAATCTTCTGGTTCTCAACGTTTCGCACAACGATTTGTCTCGGCTGAACAGCGACGTTTTTAAAG GTGCTTACAGTCTGGAGCAGCTCGATATTTCGGGCAATTTCCTCGAGGAATTCCCGACGGAACCATTGCGATACCAAAAAGACCTCAAGTTCCTCAATATCTCGAATAACTTAATCACC gaACTCGAACGTTCGCACTTGACGGATCTCCGCGATCTTCAGGTCTTGGACTTGAGTCGGAACAGCATCGCTCGGCTTGGTGCAAACGTGTTCAGTTCGCTCGCATCGCTGGTGCAGCTAGATTTGAGTTTCAACGCTTTACGAACC ATCGAAGAATCGTCGTTCGAAGGACTGACGAATCTCAAGTGGCTCTCGCTCCAGGACAACAACATTCTACTAGTGCCATCGGCAGCCCTTTCCCGCCTGCCATCCTTGATCCATCTGCACCTGGAATTCAACCGCATAGCCGATCTGTCGAGCGAGATCTTTCGCGCCAGCGTACCGCGCCTGATAAGCTTGAGCCTGACCCGCAACCTCGTGCGCGAACTGCCAGCTCGACTGTTCTTTCACTTCGACAAGCTGATGAGCATCGATCTGTCGGGCAACATGATACCCACCGTCAGCCAGCAAACCTTCCTCGGTGTGGAGGACACCTTGATCTTCCTCGATCTGTCCTACAATCGGCTGACTTCCGTGGGAGAGCTTCAGCTGAGGAATCTCGTATCGCTGAATCTGGCTGGTAACCAACTGAGGAAGGTTTCACCGGAAACGTTCAAGCACCTGCAGAGGCTGCAGTATCTCAACATCAGTGATAATCCTCTGTACGGTGGTTTCCCACCGGTCTTCCCACGAACGCTGCTTTCTCTCGACGTCTCGCGAACCGGTCTTCAAGTGCTGCCAGCCATTTTGCTGTTGAACCTCGAGTACCTGGAGACTGTATCCTTGACGGGGAATAAGCTGCAGCTGTTGTCGGAGGGAACCTTCAAGAACCATTTGAACCTCAGTAGCATAGATCTGTCCAACAACGCGATCACGGAACTCGGAAACGGAACCTTCGCCGGTCTCGCCAATCTCTACAGTCTGAATCTCTCTGCAAACAAATTGAGAGTCTTCGGAGGCGAGCACTTCGATACGGGTACGGGGTTGCAGCTGCTGGACCTCTCGAACAATCTGTTGGAAGATCTGACGACGACGGCGTTCTTGATTCATCCCAGGTTACGAAGTGTCAACTTAGCCGGAAATCGGTTGACCAGCTTCACGAACGATCTGATCAAGACTCTGCAGTTCCTCGAACGCCTGGACCTGTCGAGCAATAGGTTGACCGTCGTCAAGGAGTTCACCTTCTCGCAAGTGTCTCGTCTGAGAGAACTGAGTTTGGCAAGCAACCTCATAGAGTCGGTCGAGGAATTAGCGTTCCACAATTCGACGCAGTTGCAGAGGCTCGATCTTTCGAGAAATCGGCTGGAGAGCTTGAACGAGAGGATGCTGGAGGGTATCTCCCGCTTGGAGAAGTTCGATCTGACGGACAACCGATTGTCATCCTTGCCAGAGTCGATCTTGGACGCCTCCAGAGTGCGCAGTCTCGAGAGCATCAATTTGTCGGGAAATCGGTTCGCCGAGATACCGATTCGCGCACTGGAGAGGCAAACGGCTCACCTGACCGACCTGAGGATTTCTCGAAATCGGCTGTCCGAGATATTCACTCAGGACGTCATAAACAAAGTCAAGCTTCTGGACATCTCGGAGAACTCGCTGAGCGAGAAGGCCGTCGCCGGACTTCTCAACGAAGCCAAGGTACTGCGCACTCTGAACGTCGCCAATTGCGGCATCAGCAGGGTGACAAAACTGGAAGCTCCCTTCCTGCGACACCTCAATCTGTCGAACAACCAGCTCGAGAGTATCGAGCAACACGCCCTCGAGAGAACAACGATGCTGGAGGAACTGATCGTTTCCAACAATCGGCTAAAATCGTTCAACAGCATTTCCAGTGCTTTCGCCTCGCTGGCCACGCTAAAGCAGATCGACGTTTCGGGCAACGACATAGGCATCATCAGCGAGCAGTCACTGGTGGGATTTGAAAATCTCAAGGTTCTCAAGATGTTCAGCTTGCTCAACTGCACGAGGATCGAGAAGAGCGCTTTCAAGAACATGAAGCGGTTGCGCCAGCTGTTGGCTTACGACTACCCAAGACTGGGCTACTTCGACGTTCGGGGTATCGTGAAGGACATGAAGAACCTCGAGATCCTGGAGATCGAGATGAAGGATCTGAGCGCTGGAAACGAGCAACTGTCGGTTCGAGCTTATCCCCGTCTGAAATCGCTGAGCCTCAGGGGCGAAAGACTGAAGAACGTCCTCTCGAGTTTGCTCGTTGGCATCAGAGCGTCGAGGCTGTCCATAGGATTGAAGAACACGTCGATAGACACGATACCGGCGAGTCTGCTGTTCCCGGTGCCCCGTTCCACGCAAATCGAGATCGACGTGAGCAACAGCAAGCTGACGACCATTCCCTCGGCCTTGATCTCGACGTTCGAGGAGCGCGGCAGTAGCGTCAGGCTGAAGGGCCTGAACATCCAGGTGAAATGCGACTGCGAGAGCAAGCAGATATGGAAGTGGTACAAGGCCTTGATGAGCAAAGCCGAGAACTCGATTCTGTGCAACAAACCGGGCTCGCTCAGCGGAAGGTCGTTGCTGGATCTCGCGGAGGAGCAGCTGTCCTGCGAAGCGGAGAAGCAGAGCACGGTGCTGTACACGTCTGCGAATACGGAGCAGGCGACCCTTGGAACCGACCGAACCAGTCGACCGACCAATTCGGAGCCGGAGATCATCTGGACCGTTGCCCCGACGACTCAG GATCCCCGAATCGTCAAGCACGCGAACGGCGAGCAACCGATGAACATATCGATCGGCGCTTTGAGCGGTACCGACGACACTCTGATAATCGGCATAGTCGGCGGAGTCGTCGCGTTCATAGCGatcgtcgtcatcatcatTTGCATCTGCCGATTGCGATGGAGCAACCAGGTGAACGAGGCCTGTATGCAAAACGCCATAGCATCGAGTATCCACGAGTCGATGCTGAGACCGGCGAGTTCTTACGGAGGCAAGTTGAATCAGGACATCTACATGAACACGTACAATCGCTCGACTCTCGGTCACAACAGTAGCGGCGCGCCGATGCCGGTGCCGATGCTACCGATCGTCCAGCAATTACCGATCATATCGACTCCTCCGGGAATGCAGCCTATCTACGGGTATTACGACAGTTCACCAGTGCCTATGTACGTGCAAACGCCGACTGACAACAAGTACGACAAGTAG
- the LOC100119371 gene encoding syntaxin-7 produces MAHSSHTYGSTDQRTDVPDVGFSPTELYSLSENITTNIYTINNSYITLERALKQIGTNKDSQGLRDKVHVTQLSTNQVVTQTSKDITRLTILMRRGDKQQKLQIEKLTSDFKDALQKYYDTQRSIADKMKKYILVIGSVETHGEGDDDKQTLIQIQEDARRKAEQRNLEFDHGLILEQEERIKRIEGDIIDVNQVMRELGGLVHQQADSINSIENNIENVHGLVEGGAQELIKASNYQNKFRRKVCILLIIATAFVIILILIIVLSNKSS; encoded by the exons ATGGCGCACAGTTCTCATACGTACGGCTCTACGGACCAGAGGACCGATGTACCTGATGTGGGCTTCAGTCCTACCGAACTTTATAGTCTGAGCGAGAATATAACGACAAACATTTACACAATCAATAATAGTTATATAACTCTGGAGCGTGCCCTCAAGCAAATTGGAACCAACAAGGATAGTCAAGGTCTCAGGGATAAAGT ACATGTAACACAATTAAGCACAAATCAAGTGGTGACGCAAACAAGCAAAGACATTACAAGATTAACCATCTTGATGAGACGTGGTGATAAGCAACAAAAGTTACAAATTGAGAAACTGACTAGTGATTTTAAGGATGcattgcaaaaatattatgACACACAGAGA TCCATTGCTGATAAAATGAAGAAGTATATATTGGTCATAGGCAGTGTAGAGACTCATGGTGAGGGTGACGATGATAAGCAAACTCTGATTCAAATTCAAGAAGATGCTAGACGAAAAGCTGAACAAAG GAATCTAGAGTTTGATCACGGTTTAATTTTGGAGCAAGAAGAAAGGATAAAACGAATCGAGGGTGACATCATAGATGTCAATCAAGTCATGCGTGAATTAGGAGGTCTTGTGCATCAACAAGCAGATTCAATTA ATAGTATTGAAAATAACATAGAAAATGTACATGGACTGGTCGAAGGAGGAGCACAAGAATTGATAAAGGCTAgtaattatcaaaataaatttcggCGGAAAGTCTGTATTCTTTTAATAATAGCTACCGCGTTTGTGATCATTTTAATACTAATAATAGTCTTATCTAATAAATCAAGTTAG